Part of the Verrucomicrobiota bacterium genome is shown below.
TCCCAAATTCGGTCAGGGGAACTCTCGGTTTGGGGTATTTGCTGGCGCGCTTGAGCGATTCGGTGGCGGATTCTTCTTCGGCCGCTCCGGGGCGCCGAGTGGCCCTGCTGCGGCGTCTGGAGGAGAGTCTCCGGGGCGGGGAGGACCGGGCGCTGGAGGGGGATTTGCTTTCTCTGCGGGCGAAGCTGGCCCATCCCGGCGAGCAGCGTCTTTTGGGGGCTTGGGCCAGGCTGCGAGGGCTCCATCGCGGGCAGGAGGCTTGGGTTCGCGAGAAGATGGAGGCGATGCTGTCCCAGATTTTCCGCGGACAGCGGCTGGATGTGGAGCGATTCGGGGACGCGGACCGGAACCATCCGGTGCAGCTCCATTCCAAGGTCGAGCTGACGGAGTATACCGTTTTGGTGGCGGGCTGTGTGGGGGAGTTTTGGACGGATCTGTGTGAGCGGTGTGTCCCGCGATATTTCGTGAGGGGGGCGGAGCCGATGCGGGAACGCGGCCGGGCTCTCGGCCAAGGCTTGCAGCTCATCAATATTTTGCGCGATTTGCCCGAGGACTTGCGCCAGGGGCGCTGTTACCTTCCTCGGGAGACGTCGAGTTCGTGGGAGGGAGAGGTGCTGTGGAGGGAGGCGGAGCCTTGGCGGGCGCGTTGTCGCGGTTACCTCAATCGGGGAGGCGAGTATTTGGCTGCGGTGCGCCCTTGGAGGCTGCGCTTGGCGGTCGGGCTGCCTTTGGCCTTGGCTCGTAAGACGCTCGCGCGGCTGGAGACGGCCGAGTGGGAGGAGGTGGAGAGGGGGATCAAGGTGCCCAGGTCGGAGCTTCGTCGGCTGCTTTTCCTAGGTATGCTTCGGGGCTGGCGGGAGTAGTCTTTTCTCTTCAAGTTTCGGGGTTTAGGTGCGCGGAGTGACCTGCCAAGGCTTCTTCGGAGGGCATCCAGGGGTGGAAGGAGCCCGGGGAGGGGGCGAGGAAGTGGAGGATTTCGCCCGTGGTTGGATGGCGGAGCTGGAGCTGCCAGGCGTGGAGCATGAGGCGATCGGCGGGGGGAGTTTGTCGCTTGAGGTTGGCATAGAGTTCGTCGCCTAAAATGGGGCAACCGAGGGTGAGGCAGTGGACGCGAATTTGGTGAGTGCGGCCGGTGTGGATTCGACAGAGCAGCAGACTGCTGTCGGGGTGACGCGTGAGGACCCGGTAGTCAGTGAGCGCTTCTTTCCCGCGATCGCTTTCCACGTTGGCTCGTTTCATCCGATGCACGGGGTGGCGGGCCAGATGGGTGTGGACGGTGCCGGCGTCTTCTTTCGGTCCCCGCTCCACGACGGCCAGGTAGAGTTTGCGCGTGGTGCGGGCGGCGAACTGCG
Proteins encoded:
- a CDS encoding squalene/phytoene synthase family protein, translated to MDRGRELEGILRDVSRSFFLSLKVLPNSVRGTLGLGYLLARLSDSVADSSSAAPGRRVALLRRLEESLRGGEDRALEGDLLSLRAKLAHPGEQRLLGAWARLRGLHRGQEAWVREKMEAMLSQIFRGQRLDVERFGDADRNHPVQLHSKVELTEYTVLVAGCVGEFWTDLCERCVPRYFVRGAEPMRERGRALGQGLQLINILRDLPEDLRQGRCYLPRETSSSWEGEVLWREAEPWRARCRGYLNRGGEYLAAVRPWRLRLAVGLPLALARKTLARLETAEWEEVERGIKVPRSELRRLLFLGMLRGWRE
- a CDS encoding RluA family pseudouridine synthase, translating into MSPTHTFTVAPDESRERLDKLLATRLPQLSRSLSQSLIKKGAITLNGATVKPRSSVAAGDLIRVELPEPESEQILPEKLPLDLLHEDPQILVVNKAPGMVVHPGVGHRRGTLVNALLHHCGPDLASTGDPDRPGIVHRLDKDTSGCLVVAKTAHAQRELAAQFAARTTRKLYLAVVERGPKEDAGTVHTHLARHPVHRMKRANVESDRGKEALTDYRVLTRHPDSSLLLCRIHTGRTHQIRVHCLTLGCPILGDELYANLKRQTPPADRLMLHAWQLQLRHPTTGEILHFLAPSPGSFHPWMPSEEALAGHSAHLNPET